A single region of the Mercenaria mercenaria strain notata chromosome 6, MADL_Memer_1, whole genome shotgun sequence genome encodes:
- the LOC123535914 gene encoding uncharacterized protein K02A2.6-like, with product MEGIPTPTIDWNSSNLVNEWEKFEEHVKLIFQGPLSEKTEEQKVNYLLLWVGARGREIKQTWVISNAEAKKLNTFYKRFKSYVQPKLNPIFARYKFFNEVQGSDSFDAFLTRLRISARECQFHNNDEMIRDRIVFGTNSAKAREKLINEGERLTLDKTISIMQNLEYCQEQLKAINANNIDAVKKRPSKPDTQPSQRRRQQQPRRKPPTTANSKCSYCGYNKHQRHEQCPARNATCNKCGFKDHFARVCRNKSVHELDLNGLNMSDNSDQDTFFVDMVNTCTSSKNLSPPEQAFIVLSVGPSQTPLKFKIDTGSSADVIPVSHFEKLKISYPLEPPDNGLTSYTGNSLPIRGMIRLNLGYNGVSCLSAVYIVESNSVPLLSLNTCLTLGLVKLTYSIDTCEPLDKSKLMTLYGDLFKGVGTMPGEASLHIRPDATPVINPPRRVPEALREKLKQELNRMEKEGIVEKVTVPTDFVNSLVIVEKKSGQLRVCIDSKNLNDAIKRPHYPMRTIDDVTSRLTGAKYFNILDVTHAYWSVKLDEKSSFLTTFSTVFGRYRWLRLPYGISASSDIFMQKIDEVFEGLDGLTAIVDDILVYGRSREEHDLTLKNALERARSKGVKFNPDKCVIGVTEVPFFGHLITSTGLKPDPSKIEAIANLEVPKTRRELENILGMANYMQKFALNLAEVTSPMRALLKKDVEFLWDVPQTQSFDKMKDIITHSPVLAYFDPKQPVILECDSSLYGCGAALFQNGRPVAFASKTLTETESRYANIEREMNAIVFSCSRFHQYVYGRKVTVHSDNKPLCAIMQKHLCACPPRLQRMRLALSKYDLDVQFVPGKEIPTSDLLSRQPLKLTFENKDLDIHVHTVLKGLHISDRRLESLRLDTKNDVNMQLLKQTIIDGWPISRADCKAEIVEFFNHRDELSVADDLIFRGQTIVIPATARKHLIEAVHQGHFGVEKTTLRARELMFWPGMAKQISDYVSQCSVCQKHRYSNAKEHYRTDGKKLDYEYYLI from the coding sequence atggaaGGAATACCAACGCCAACTATTGACTGGAACTCATCTAATCTTGTTAATGAATGGGAAAAATTTGAAGAGCATGTGAAGTTAATTTTTCAAGGACCCCTGAGTGAAAAAACTGAAGAACAAAAGGTAAATTATCTGCTTCTATGGGTCGGTGCACGCGGAAGAGAAATCAAACAGACATGGGTTATCAGCAACGCTGAAGCCAAAAAACTGAACACGTTTTACAAAAGGTTCAAAAGTTACGTGCAACCGAAGCTGAACCCGATTTTTGCCAGGTATAAGTTTTTCAATGAAGTCCAGGGATCGGACTCATTCGACGCATTTCTAACCCGTCTACGAATAAGTGCAAGAGAGTGCCAATTCCACAACAACGATGAAATGATTCGGGACAGAATCGTTTTTGGCACGAACAGCGCCAAAGCAAGAGAGAAATTGATAAACGAAGGAGAGAGATTAACATTAGACAAAACTATTTCAATTATGCAAAACCTTGAATATTGCCAGGAACAACTGAAGGCAATTAACGCAAACAACATCGACGCAGTGAAGAAAAGACCCTCAAAACCAGACACACAACCGTCACAACGCAGACGACAACAACAACCAAGGCGAAAACCACCGACGACGGCGAACTCCAAGTGTAGCTACTGCGGATACAATAAACACCAAAGACATGAACAATGTCCAGCTCGAAACGCTACTTGTAATAAATGTGGATTTAAAGATCATTTCGCACGCGTATGTAGAAACAAGTCAGTGCATGAATTGGATTTAAACGGATTAAATATGAGTGATAATAGTGATCAGGATACCTTCTTTGTTGACATGGTAAATACTTGTACATCTTCGAAAAATTTGTCTCCTCCAGAGCAAGCCTTTATAGTTTTGTCCGTAGGCCCCTCCCAGACCccactgaaatttaaaatagacACAGGTAGCTCAGCTGATGTAATCCCagtcagccattttgaaaaacttaaaatcaGTTACCCCTTAGAACCCCCTGATAATGGTTTAACCTCGTATACAGGTAACTCATTGCCAATTCGTGGCATGATTAGGTTAAATCTAGGTTACAACGGAGTCAGCTGTTTATCAGCTGTTTACATTGTAGAGAGCAACTCTGTTCCCCTGCTGAGTTTAAACACATGTCTTACACTAGGTCTGGTCAAGTTAACGTACTCTATCGATACTTGTGAACCCTTAGACAAGAGCAAACTGATGACTCTATATGGCGACCTATTTAAAGGGGTGGGGACCATGCCCGGGGAAGCTAGTTTGCATATTAGACCGGACGCCACACCGGTTATTAACCCCCCTAGAAGAGTTCCTGAAGCCCTGAGAGAGAAATTAAAGCAAGAGCTAAATCGCATGGAAAAAGAGGGAATCGTAGAAAAGGTCACTGTCCCAACAGATTTTGTGAACTCCCTGGTAATAGTTGAGAAAAAATCAGGACAGTTGAGAGTATGTATTGACAGTAAGAATCTTAATGACGCAATAAAACGTCCACATTACCCCATGAGAACGATTGACGATGTGACGTCACGACTTACCGGCGCAAAGTACTTCAATATACTTGATGTTACACATGCCTACTGGTCCGTAAAGCTCGACGAGAAATCGTCTTTTCTCACGACATTTAGTACAGTGTTCGGGCGATACCGATGGCTGAGACTGCCCTACGGTATATCTGCATCGAGTGACATATTCATGCAGAAAATCGACGAAGTATTTGAAGGACTTGACGGACTGACGGCAATTGTAGATGACATACTTGTGTATGGTAGATCAAGAGAGGAACATGACTTGACCTTAAAGAACGCTCTTGAGAGAGCAAGGTCAAAAGGTGTCAAGTTCAATCCTGACAAGTGCGTGATAGGGGTTACAGAAGTACCGTTCTTTGGTCACTTGATCACGTCAACCGGATTAAAGCCTGACCCCTCAAAAATCGAGGCTATTGCAAACCTCGAAGTCCCGAAGACACGACGAGAATTAGAAAATATTCTTGGTATGGCAAATTACATGCAGAAATTTGCACTAAACTTGGCAGAGGTAACTAGCCCAATGAGAGCattgttaaaaaaagatgttgaGTTTTTATGGGACGTACCACAGACTCAGtcatttgacaaaatgaaagaCATCATTACGCACAGTCCTGTTCTGGCGTATTTTGACCCTAAACAGCCGGTGATACTCGAATGTGACAGTTCCTTATATGGGTGTGGCGCCGCCCTCTTCCAAAATGGCCGCCCTGTAGCATTTGCAAGTAAAACCCTGACGGAAACCGAGTCCCGATACGCCAATATCGAAAGAGAGATGAACGCGATTGTATTTTCATGCTCTCGATTTCACCAGTATGTTTATGGTAGAAAGGTCACCGTTCATAGCGACAACAAACCTCTATGTGCGATAATGCAAAAACATCTATGTGCATGTCCGCCAAGACTACAAAGAATGAGACTGGCACTAAGCAAATACGACTTAGACGTGCAATTTGTACCGGGTAAAGAAATTCCCACTAGCGACCTTCTGTCTAGACAGCCTCTGAAGCTGACATTTGAAAACAAAGACCTTGACATTCATGTTCACACAGTTCTTAAAGGTCTGCACATCTCTGACCGCCGTCTAGAGTCGTTAAGGCTCGACACAAAAAACGATGTTAACATGCAGCtcctaaaacaaacaattattgaCGGTTGGCCAATTTCCCGCGCAGACTGTAAAGCTGAAATAGTGGAATTTTTTAATCACAGGGACGAACTTTCCGTTGCAGACGACCTAATATTCAGAGGTCAGACGATAGTTATTCCCGCCACTGCTAGGAAACATCTGATAGAGGCAGTTCACCAAGGTCACTTTGGGGTGGAAAAAACCACTCTAAGAGCAAGAGAACTCATGTTCTGGCCAGGCATGGCCAAACAAATTTCTGACTATGTTTCTCAGTGTTCTGTGTGTCAGAAACACAGATACTCAAATGCGAAAGAACATTACAGGACTGATGGGAAGAAACTGGACTATGAATATTACTTGATTTAG